tttataaaatataatgttttcctttttaaaaagtcctagcaaaaaaaaatttaaagacttatttaataaaaacattaaattcatgtataatgttgtcattgatTTGATTGGTGTATTTAACTTTCATTTCTTATTTCGGATTGTGTTCAGTTTAAATGTTTATGTATTGTATTTTCTCTAATCTTgagtataaaatttataacaactcatctatgcaccatgataataaaatacaaaaatattaacttgaacttatgtgtgaaaataggttttaattataaaataaatctcaaacaatatatgcaaaaaacaatcacaatactataatgatttattattttatggtttttattaaattaaaacatcaaacaaaaaccCGTTGCGTTGCAACGGGCTCATTTCTTGTTAAATATAAAGATGAGGTTTATGATAAATTAGTTGGTTTTTTCATAGTATGTTTCATTCTAAATTACGTGACGACcctaaacaaagaagaaaaaaaaatcggtGTAGATTGACTTATATAGgaataaaactaattaatggGGTTTTTACATCAAGGGCGGAGTTATATATTAGTTGGATATTCTTTTAGTACTGTTAATGTTATCAATTTATGTTGCGGCCGACTTAGCTCTTGAATAACACATACTCATTCTacatttttctatttgtttttaaaattcatatctATATAGCTTTGACTTTATGAAAATGTAtttcttataatataaaaatatcagttATCCTGGTTTCAAGGATACCCAAAGCTATTATTGTATACTGATTTAATGCAACTACAAGTTTTTGAATTAAAACCAAACTTtatactagggtcggtccgccctacgggcgggatattagttaatttgatattcactaaatgctcgagttgaaatttattttaagattcaagaatttggttatctgttatgtgttacttattagtatgcggtAGTATAGTTGTCTTTCGATTATTCTTACTTTGGTATTGTagcaaattaactaattgtccaactaataattatagatgtacaaatgtgaatttgtgataaagtttgatgacaatactgttttttttttaattcttattcatagtggagtgtgcatgtgtcagaaagaggcctatatcaacttttatgtttttgcgtatggattttaaatatatattattttgtataatgcatacttgctctacaacatttgcttgtagattaaaaaaattgttttctatatttttaaaagagaaaatatttagtctagaatataacatggacatatgtattgactatatatagaagttgggtgttattttaaaatgatatatgtatagaagtttttcaaccattacttcattggcacaaaacatttataactgcaAATACattcttttaaaagcaaaactaataaaagcgtgtacaacaaatatattttgatatatattatatgcatcaagttatacAGGTTGTAAACATTGTAAAACTGTTTGaagcaaagtttttaacttcacgatTTTCATCTTGACATCAGTTCAGTGCCGGCCTtggccacaagcagaagaagcatgggCTTCCAGCCGACacgataataaatattttcgcggccacatatttataaaaagtgactttagcctaatagttctaagagaaattatcAGTGCTGGAGGTGTTGGGTTCAATTACCCCTGGCagtcttttgttttattttgacctcaaatataaaatgggacacgtgtcactccATAACACATGACTTGATGACGTGACATCACATGTGAGAGtcgaatatatttatatatatatagattagaacatagatttttttttagaacatagATAAGTTAAACTCTTCCAATGATCTatcataatataataataatatcactgtatgaaataaataaattttctgaTAAAAATTATAGTTCAACCATTCAGTATGTGAGACATATTAGAAGAGTCTTTATAACGTTTGCAAAAGTTGGCAGTTGATCTTGACTTGGGATCATACAAAACAAGCATGACTAGAGCTTTCTTTGACCTCTTTACTAGAATCCAATATGAATTATATGATATAAGGAGCAGTTCTAGCTTAGTGTTTCAGTTCATTAATTCAGCAGCAGTTTTTAGTAGCTTGTTAGGCCTAGAATCAAAGCTTGGGCTGACACAATTGATCATAACATGTATAGACATATCAGTAGAGAGTAAACTGAAACATGCACATCCCATTCATCTAGCCTTAGAGCCCAAAGGCCTACGAAGGAGAGTACTGATAAAAACCCAAATTGACCTTCAGGTTCAAAGGGAAAAGTCACGTTAATGATCTTTCTAAATGCACGGCTAGGATTTTATATCAGATTCCGAACAGACAGACACATCGAGAGGATTGGATGATTTGGAGTAGGAATGTCAGAGAGTGGGACCCTTTCGAATGTTTGGTGACACGTGACAAGCACGGTAGGTCCAGCGTGGAGATACGTACACCTCACCACACCACAAAAGAGAAACATTCTCTCAGTCATACGGAGTTGACCCATAAAAACAAAGAGCATCGAACTAGGCAAAAGAGGAGACTCTGTCGGATAACTATCAACAACCAAACACAACAATCACTCCCGTCGCCGTGCGAATTTACTCTCACCGTAAACTCTTAATCTCTTGTTTCGTTCGGagggttttagattttttttttccatacaAATCgaagaaaattagggtttttaattTCGTCTTAAACAGATTTTTGAAGAATGAAGAGGAATCTAGACAAGAGCAACGATGAAAAGCAGCCTGAGCGAAAGCGCCCTGCTCTTGCCAGGTATTCATCTTCTCTGTTTCACccaattgttttttatttaaattttcttaactCTATTGCTCTTTTTGTACAGTGTGATTGTTGAGGCTATGAAAGTTGACAGCTTGCAGAAGCTCTGCTCCTCTCTTGAACCTATCCTCCGCAGAGTTGTAAgttctgtttatttttttagcTTTGTCAATCTTTGTTAGCTTCTTGTTCTTGTAAGTTATCTTCAGGTTATGATTATTATTCTTTTGCTAAGGTCTTTGGTATGTCTATTGTTTGGAGTAGGTGAGTGAGGAAGTGGAACGTGCTTTGGCAAAGTTCATCCCTTCTAGACTTGCCGAAAGGTAACCACTTTTTATTGAATGCAGAGAGCTTAGACCATAATTAACCCGGGCTTTTAGGATGAGAGTTAAGAACCGTTTCTCaacttttaactaagaaatgtaagaaccgtctcttaaataaaagattttaagagatataagagcccgaaaagtgtaaaacaaaaaaacaaaaaagtgtcaaatcatgagttaaagaTCTAATAATGCTCTTAGTGTGTATCCCTGAAGCTTCTGATTACTTCTGCAGTTCTGAGTCTTCTCCCAAACGAATTAGCGGTCCTGATGGCCGGAACTTGCAGCTGCGTTTCAGGACTAGACTCTCTCTCCCTTTATTCACCGGAGGTAGAGTGGAAGGAGAGCAAGGCGCTTCCATCCACGTTGTATTGATAGACGCACACACGGGGCGTCATGTGGCGTTTGGACCAGAAGCTTCTCTCAAGCTCGAGGTCGTTGTCCTCGAAGGTGACTTCAACAAAGAAGATTGGAGTCGAGAAGAGTTTGAAAGTCATGTTGTGAAAGAGCGTGATGGGAAGAGACCGTTGCTTACTGGAGATCTCTGTGTTGTTCTCAAGGAAGGGGTGGGTGCTTTGGGGGAGATGGTGTTCACTGATAACTCGAGTTGGATTCGGAGTAGGAAGTTTAGACTTGCTTTGAGGGTTGCCTCTGGGGGATGTGATGATGGTGTACGGGTGCGTGAGGCGAAGACTGAAGCTTTCACTGTTAAAGATCACAGGGGAGAATGTGTGTATTCAAAATTTTCTCTATCACTTTGTACCTTGTGATGAAAATTTTGGTATGTGCAGTGTACAAGAAGCATTATCCACCTGGTTTGAGTGATGAGGTGTGGAGATTGGAGAAGATTGGTAAAGATGGGGCGTTTCATAAGAAACTAACCGCTGAAGGAATAGTTAATGTGGAAGACTTTCTGAGAAAATTGGTTAAGGATTCTACTAAACTACGAGCTGTAAGTAGCTGAAACGTCAAGTTCATTTGCTAATTCATTTGATTAACGCTCGTCATGAATAGTTAATGCTTATCTGATATGTGTCTAGGCTCTTGGAAGTGGCATGTCAAACAAGATGTGGGATGTGCTAGTGGAGCACGCAAAGACATGTGTCCTAAGCGGCAAGCTTTACATCTACTATCCTGAAGATTCAAGGACTGTGGGTGTTGTGCTCAATAACATCTATGAGTTGAGTGGCCTTATCTCCGGGGATCAATACCTCTCTGCTGACTCACTCGATGACAGCCAAAAGGTTCAGTTATAAATAATCTCCTTAACTCTTTCCACTTAACTCGTTTATGCTGCTGTTTGGTGTTGTTCTGAGAAACTCTAATTTACAGATACGGTGGTGTTTGAATTTAATAGGTATATGTGGATGGATTGGTGAAGAAAGCATATGATAACTGGAACCAAGTCATAGAGTATGAAGGCAAAACTCCTTTAAACTTGAATCAGCCTGAGAGAGTGGAAATAGAATCTGTAACGGTGCCGGCAAATTACTCTGTCTTGCCTCCATCTCCTATACCTCCTAGTCAGTTTCCAGGATTCTCATTCGAAGGTTGGCAAAATCAAAACGTTGTAAACTACTAAATCTCAGTTTTGAAAGCTTATATTCTATGTCTATCTTTTATTGCAGGGTATAATGTTTTGCAGCAAGATCAGtttatgggaatacatcaacatcaaactcaaactcaaacaaACTTAGAGAATCAAAATGTAACTGGGATGGCTCTTGGTACTACTCTACAATCCACATGCGGGTACCAAGACATGGGTTCTTCTTCTGTTCATCAGGCAAATCTTGATCCCTTTGAAGAATGGTCACACCAGCATGAGAACGACCTCTTATCAAGGAGTCATGAGATGCTGGAGAGCGAGGACATGCAGCAGCTGCTCCAGCTCTGTAGCATGGGAGGAGGGAATGGAGAAAATGGGTATGGTTTCCCGTCGTTTATGCAAAATACACCGATGGTGCATGAGGACCGAGAGAGATCAGGAAAAGCGGTTGTTGGGTGGCTGAAGATAAAAGCTGCAATGAAGTGGGGAATCTTCATAAGGAAGAAAGCTGCTGAGAAAAGAAGAGCTCAGATTGTTGAGCTTGATTAATAGATGATTATACAGGTTACTTGCTAAGGGTACAGTATGACTAAACATACCAGATCACATACTTCACGTTTTGGGTTTCGTTTGCTTGACATATTACAGGTTTTATGACATCAACGTTAAAATCTTTCATCTATTAGTCCATCGAGTCTGCTTATGTTTTCGAAAAGATGTTTGGTAAAATAAGTCAAGGGCATAAGTTTGTCGTATAGAGAAGAAAGATAGATGCCTGTGGACCAGTGCCGTGCGAAGGTTTTTTGAGGCCCAAAACgagttaaaaaaatttacatgatattgttttttaaaaatagttttgtttaaaatcgaattatataaaatactttttttgaaaaaaaaaaaaaatatatatatatatatatatatattacctaaatattttctaaattttctgcATTAgacttttataaactaaaaaaataaaataatgataaaagtaggaattcataatataaaaaatatatacaaattttggATTGAAATGTTGGCCGCTGTTAAAAAGATAAATCTTAGTGTTTAGTTTAAATacaataaactatatattcaaaatattataatttttaatcaaattctataaacatataaaataaatctaactCATAACATATATAAAGAAGACAAATGTGGATCAAATATTTGCATTTAATTAGAAGTAAAATCTTTAtagttttgtataaaatatagtaaaattgattataaactactatgtaaaattattttttttgtaattagaaACTCtaaaatttttacaaaatttgggGGCCCTAGGCAAATGCCTTTTTTAATAGCTTGTAAGCACAGCTCTGCTGTGGACTGTAGACAAACCGGATGTTACTCGAGATTTTCACTTCGAGGTCACGGGTTTGCTAACATGTATTGCAGACAGAGGAACGCACCTTGGATCTGCAAAAGCATTGAATGACTCAAAGGCTTCAAAGCAGTAGCTGTATCATCTATGCTTGTCTGGTAGTCTCTCTTCCGCGTGAAGTTGATTTATAGAAGATCGACTGTATTTGGCCCTTTAAAGCCCATTAATGTCTTCAGTTCCAACATATAAACCTGCTAATATCTTCAATTGATAGACCTTTATAAGATATTTAGATGCCCAACTCGTGAAGAACGTCTTTTGTATCAATTCGTTTCACCTTAAAGTAAGAGAACCAATAATCAAATGTgataatccctttgattctaaaaaatacatattttagaattttcacaaatattaaaaaaaattaatatttaactatcaatacattaatttttaaaattataacaatttcccatgaatctaaatttatagcaattcaataaattttaaattgtcaattaatattttttgaagtttacaattattattaaaaatatatagaaaatctaAAACATTGACTTTTAGAAACAAGTAAAAATGATAGAACATCTATTATTTAGAAACAGaatgaatattatttattatttttcaaatgatCACACATGCAATGCATGAAACATGTTTACATCTTAATATCATAAGATTTTCCGTCATTTCTTCTAAAATAGTTATCCGCAAAACTTATCAAAACTTGTGCTAGAATTTAACGCCAATGTTTTGGACTGATTCTAAGATGGTTGCACTTGGGAGACTTGGTGAAATGAAACTTGTCAACATTAACGTGGTTAGGAGAAGATGAGATCTTTTCTGAGCTGGTCCCATACACTCATCTAGAAAAAGCGACGTAATGGTCAagttaaataaatgtaattgtAACACACACCAAAAGAGACATTAAAACAAAACCGCGTCTCCTACTCCATATAGCCATCTTAAAACCATCTTTTTCCATGATTCCATCTTCCAGCTGTACAAACCAAAACGCGCCTTTGTCTTTTCTTCAGTCTTCACCAAACCCATCGTCCGAACCGAACCTTCTTCTCTGACTCTGACCGTGTCTTCCCTTACTATAAATACACAACATTTTAACCTCTCTAACAAATCTTCAGTCAAAACAAAACccaccaaaaaaagaagaagctagaTATGGCGATGATCAACTACTCCACCATCTTGTCTCCTCTGCTTGCTGCTATTATGATTTACTCTGTTTCCGCCAATTTTCACCAAGACGTGGAGATAACTTGGGGAGATGGACGTGGACAGATCACTAACAACGGCGATCTTCTTACACTCTCTCTCGACAAGTCTTCTGGCTCAGGATTCCAATCCAAGAATGAATATTTGTTTGGTAAAATCGACATGCAGATCAAACTCGTCGCGGGAAACTCCGCAGGAACAGTCACTGCTTACTATGTAAGTCCCTAACATACAAATgtcttttaaaaaacaaaagttagaGCAAAATAAGCTTAatggtttcttttgttttttgtataGTTGAAATCATCTGGATCTACATGGGACGAGATTGATTTTGAGTTCTTGGGAAATCTAAGTGGTGATCCTTACACACTTCATACCAATGTCTTTACTCAAGGCAAAGGAGACAGGGAACAACAGTTCAAACTCTGGTTCGATCCCACTATTGATTTCCACACTTACTCTATCCTCTGGAACCCACAACGCATTATGTAAGTGTTCTTGCATGTTTCTAAATTCGAAAATGGTTACAACGAGTACCTTTTTCTACATATCCAAAATCCAATATTATTGtatagagaaaaataaaataatggatTCTTCAGGAAATAGCAAACCAACCGAACCAAAACTATCcatatttttgatcaaacaaaGCTTCATTTCATACCAATAGTTCATCCTCCACCAACGGAGGTTACAGAGAGCAAGGCGAGGGCAGACTTAGCTACTGAGTCAGCCTCACAGTTGCTTAAACGAGGGATATGGGAAAAGGAAATAACATCAAAGTAGGAGCTAAAATGATAGATGTCAAACATAATACCAAATAATGCAGGCCTAAACTCCTTGATTCTCTCTGAACCAAAACTatccatatatacatatatattagactatggttttactattttattatagaCCAAAAACTAAACACCCAAAGTCAAGATTGAGCAACCTATTGTCTTTTAACTCATAACGCAACGTTTTTATTGGATCTAATCTTGTTTgtcttttaacatttttttcagATTCTCTGTGGATGGAACTCCGATAAGGGAATTTAAGAACATGGAATCTCAAGGAACTTTGTTCCCTAAGAACCAACCGATGAGGATGTACTCAAGTCTATGGAACGCCGAAGACTGGGCAACAAGGGGTGGTTTGGTCAAAACCGACTGGTCTAAAGCTCCCTTCACCGCTTCATACCGTGGCTTCAGTGAAGAAGCTTGTGTCGTGTCAAACGGGAAGTCATCGTGCTCCAACGGGTCAGGACAAGGGAGTAGTAGTGGTTCGTGGTTGTCCCAGGAGTTAGACTCGACGGGTCAAGAACGGATGAGATGGGTGCAGAGTAATTACATGATCTACAATTACTGTACGGACGCTAAGAGGTTCCCTCAAGGTCTTCCACGAGAGTGTCTATCTGCGTAGAGCTTTTAAACGAAAGATCCACAGCCATAAAATAATACTATTCTTTTGTTCATCATATAAAGTATCTTGTGTTTTGGTCACAAATTTTATATTCCATGTAAGTATGTACTACGTAATGTATATTTAAGTGAGAAAAGGTTAAACTCAAAAATAATTGGATGCGTGGAAAAACGTATCTCTccatacatttaaaaaaaaatctctccaTGCATAGCtttcgtaattataaaaatgcatgACTAGAAAAATTTAAGTCTGAACACTATAAGAACAAATCAAACGATAAGAATACATATCAAAATTTTCCATATACACCTAACCAAGTTGATTACTTCAAGTCAATAACTTTGAATCTATATATAACCCTACAAAGCCTACGGCATGGCTCGTTGCAAGCTCCTTAACAAGAACCATTGTGTCAAAGGGGCGAAGCTATGAGTTATTTTTAGTTGGTGCGTAATTCATAaatgaaaagataaatgtcagaGTTGATGTGGAACCTTGATGTTTTTTCTGTGTAACCTTCTTTCAAACCTTGGATGTTTAGGGGTGAACATGTACGTAGACTTTAAGCATTTTAGCTAGCTAACTTACAACTTTTACTTACAAAACTTGTTAATATTGATAAAATTATGGGTGGCTTGTGCTTGATTAACCGAAATTGTACACTTTTAACTAAGCTATGTTCAGATTTTATGTTTGGCTTAAGtatttattttcaataacatCCAAACTTGGgtatcccctagactatatttgaaaagtgatttgtatatgtgtcatcactacattaactttcacaaaaaaaatgatgacatgacTTAAAAGAAATATGACATGACATAAATCTAATTGTGACATGTAAAATTTACTATATGtagatttatgtttttggtaagatttcttaaatataataatgatgattttctatatatagatttatatttttggaaaagtttcataatatagtaataactaataaattttttatcaaaaatattttttctcagaAAATATTCATTTTGGTAAGATTTTATGATAcctaataactaaaataatatgtttttatatataaataataattacgaatattaaaatcccctagactatatttgagaagtgatttgtatatgtgtcatcactacattaactttcacaaaaaaatgattGCATGGCTTAAAAGAAATATGACATGGCATAAATTTAATTGTGACATGtaaaatttactatatttagatttatatttttggtaaaatttcttaaatataataatgatgATTTTCTATATACGGATGTATATTTTGGAAAAGCTTCATAAtatagtaataactaataaatttaatatcaaaaatattttttctcagaAAATATTCATTTTGGTAAGATTTTATGATACCTAATAACTTTTctatatctattaaaataatatgtttttatatataaataataattacgaaTATTAAAATCTTACATCAATAtatgaatcatatttttattattaaaataagtgtagtttaaactatattttatcaacatatataagttatttttatttaatttatatattattagaaataatttatatatttacaaattgaaatatttaaaaatgattaaataaagaaggggaaattacatgtttaccattttcatggtaccactttttatttttaccaccactaaagagacattttcaaaaatactttcttCATTAAgcggcaaaagactcttatgcccttgttattatatatataataaatcattatttaaataaaaataataataaaaaaaaaagtaatttttttttatgttttcgaattatactttttcaaattcgaacttttttataaaacctttttttgaaaatttttttcgaattttttttattttttttcaaatttctttttgaaaaacaaaaattatgtttgaaactattttttaaaagttttatatatatttttaagtatttctttatatatttattaaaattttaaatttcacattccaaaaaccataCCCCacctctcaactctaaaccctaagtctagattagttgaccctaagggtataattgtcttttaccttttattaaaagtgagggtaaaagtgattagtgtaaacatgaaaagtggtactatgaatgtgttatttgtggcaatttccctctaaagaataatataataaagtaactttataaatttcaattattttaatcaaaagTTAAATAATGCAAAATTAAAAGGTCAAAGTAAACTTgaataaatcaaactaaaaacaattacattatggttttattttttaaactaataaaagtaaaatagaaaaatagaaaattttatttatatataacttttttaaatattttatatctgTGCATGGCGCAGAAGAATTCCTAGTTTACCATATTTgctaagagcatctttatcctTGCAAAAAGAAGGATCTCTTAAGCAAAAAATACAGGGAAGCccacaaaataacaaaaactgtATGCCCAAGTTGCCAAATAAGAGATGTTTTCAGTGGGTTTTTTTAACTATTCGCGGGCTCCACTAACACATGACAACCTGCAactgattattttttaattttttttaatcagataaaaacgaaaaaataaaaataaataagaagccCATTAAAGGTTTGtgcgataatgatgctctaatatCCTGCAGAGTTAGGCATTCCTCAATAGTTACTATTTTAACTATTATTAGATTCTAACCCGCACATCCGTGCGGGTACCATTTCatttatagatataaaattttatattattttgtatataataatttatgataatatattgctgtcattttaaaaataacttaatagaTGATATACagttctaaatattaaaatttaacatatgttaacaattttattttttgtaaaaattattacttaatttatgaatattaattattttaaaaggtgaatgatattttagtcACTTTAAacggtgaatgatattttatttatttgtcttaatgaaagtatttttcaaaccaattcaacataattttaatatgtttgcacaaaaaacataattttaatatgtaattcattaattacttctattttaatataatgtagaatatacttataaaatttataaaattagcatataatttgattaaaaggtgaatgatattttaattaaaattaatttataataatattatactactaattGCGAAATTAATAAGTGcattaattaaaagaatatttacatttttaaaaagattttgttagattttttttctacagattttgttattcctaaaactaaaatttaaatttattttaaaatagatttgttattaatatccttataattatttagaaatgttatacattaaataaactaatgtaaacaatagaaaaattatttgaatatatggaCCTAGACTTCTAGTATGACTATTTTATATTAGATAAAAAtggtatttttcttttaatggaGAAGATTCAACCTTTCTTCCTGCTGTGTATGGTTTTGATATGTTCAACAACCCTTCACGCTACTTTgttctatatataaaatattttcttcaataaTCAACCACAATATCAAACGCGGTTTCCCATTAAACTACAACGATTCTTATAAAATTGTTAGAGAATATAGTATTTCATTCCAgctacaaaaatatatacagtaattcattttttatatgaaagtaaaaaaaaatcgaaaggTATCACATTCTGAGATTCTTTTTATTGATTCCTCAAGCAAAAACATATGCTAATTAGTCCGACCTAATAATGATAACGGTAGAATTGTTCAACCCTTCCAATT
The Brassica napus cultivar Da-Ae chromosome A1, Da-Ae, whole genome shotgun sequence DNA segment above includes these coding regions:
- the LOC106442801 gene encoding calmodulin-binding protein 60 D isoform X1; translation: MIWSRNVREWDPFECLVTRDKHGRSSVEIRTPHHTTKEKHSLSHTELTHKNKEHRTRQKRRLCRITINNQTQQSLPSPCEFTLTMKRNLDKSNDEKQPERKRPALASVIVEAMKVDSLQKLCSSLEPILRRVVSEEVERALAKFIPSRLAESSESSPKRISGPDGRNLQLRFRTRLSLPLFTGGRVEGEQGASIHVVLIDAHTGRHVAFGPEASLKLEVVVLEGDFNKEDWSREEFESHVVKERDGKRPLLTGDLCVVLKEGVGALGEMVFTDNSSWIRSRKFRLALRVASGGCDDGVRVREAKTEAFTVKDHRGELYKKHYPPGLSDEVWRLEKIGKDGAFHKKLTAEGIVNVEDFLRKLVKDSTKLRAALGSGMSNKMWDVLVEHAKTCVLSGKLYIYYPEDSRTVGVVLNNIYELSGLISGDQYLSADSLDDSQKVYVDGLVKKAYDNWNQVIEYEGKTPLNLNQPERVEIESVTVPANYSVLPPSPIPPSQFPGFSFEGYNVLQQDQFMGIHQHQTQTQTNLENQNVTGMALGTTLQSTCGYQDMGSSSVHQANLDPFEEWSHQHENDLLSRSHEMLESEDMQQLLQLCSMGGGNGENGYGFPSFMQNTPMVHEDRERSGKAVVGWLKIKAAMKWGIFIRKKAAEKRRAQIVELD
- the LOC106442801 gene encoding calmodulin-binding protein 60 D isoform X2, yielding MKRNLDKSNDEKQPERKRPALASVIVEAMKVDSLQKLCSSLEPILRRVVSEEVERALAKFIPSRLAESSESSPKRISGPDGRNLQLRFRTRLSLPLFTGGRVEGEQGASIHVVLIDAHTGRHVAFGPEASLKLEVVVLEGDFNKEDWSREEFESHVVKERDGKRPLLTGDLCVVLKEGVGALGEMVFTDNSSWIRSRKFRLALRVASGGCDDGVRVREAKTEAFTVKDHRGELYKKHYPPGLSDEVWRLEKIGKDGAFHKKLTAEGIVNVEDFLRKLVKDSTKLRAALGSGMSNKMWDVLVEHAKTCVLSGKLYIYYPEDSRTVGVVLNNIYELSGLISGDQYLSADSLDDSQKVYVDGLVKKAYDNWNQVIEYEGKTPLNLNQPERVEIESVTVPANYSVLPPSPIPPSQFPGFSFEGYNVLQQDQFMGIHQHQTQTQTNLENQNVTGMALGTTLQSTCGYQDMGSSSVHQANLDPFEEWSHQHENDLLSRSHEMLESEDMQQLLQLCSMGGGNGENGYGFPSFMQNTPMVHEDRERSGKAVVGWLKIKAAMKWGIFIRKKAAEKRRAQIVELD
- the LOC106442795 gene encoding probable xyloglucan endotransglucosylase/hydrolase protein 23 produces the protein MAMINYSTILSPLLAAIMIYSVSANFHQDVEITWGDGRGQITNNGDLLTLSLDKSSGSGFQSKNEYLFGKIDMQIKLVAGNSAGTVTAYYLKSSGSTWDEIDFEFLGNLSGDPYTLHTNVFTQGKGDREQQFKLWFDPTIDFHTYSILWNPQRIIFSVDGTPIREFKNMESQGTLFPKNQPMRMYSSLWNAEDWATRGGLVKTDWSKAPFTASYRGFSEEACVVSNGKSSCSNGSGQGSSSGSWLSQELDSTGQERMRWVQSNYMIYNYCTDAKRFPQGLPRECLSA